A window of Candidatus Krumholzibacteriia bacterium genomic DNA:
CTGCCGCCCACCGACTCGATCCACTCCGCCAGCGCCTTGGAATCACGCGACCTGGTGCCCTTGTTGAGCAGGGTTCCCGTGAAGCTGGCCAGCGACGACTTCCCCTCCGGGTCCAGGGTGGAACCGGCCCGGAAGGCCAGCCACAGCGACGCCACGGGCTGCTCGTGGTGCTCGACGACGACCACCTCGAGGCCGTTCTTGAGCTTCATTTCCGAATAGGCGGGGAACGACATCTTCTTCATCGGCTCGGGCGCCGGCGGCTCCTGTTTGGCGGCCAGCGCCGATGCATGGAGGCCCGCCACCATCAGGACCAGCAGCGCGCCAATCATTCGAATCGATTTCATTTTCATCTCTCCTTGGCGTTGTCCGTTGGGATCAGCTGCTCTGCGGCGGAGCCGCGACGACCATGGTCCGGTTGTCCGTGCGCAGGTACTTCTGCGCGACGCGCTGGATGTCCTCGGCGGTGACGGCCAGGTAGCGATCCAGGTCGGTGTTAATGACCGAGAGATCATTGTGGTAGAGGATGTAGTGGTGAATGTTCTCGGCCTTGCTCATCACCGTCTGGCGGCCCTCGATGAAGGTCGACTTGAACTGCGTCTTCACCTTCTCGAGTTCCGCGGGCGTGATGCCGTCCTTCTGGAGTCTCGCGATCTCCTCGTCCATGAGCATCTCGCAGGTGGAGATGTCGACACCCGCGTTCGACGCGGTGATCAGCCGGAACTGGCTGGGCCCGAGCCGGCCGTCTACGAATCCGAACACCGCGAACGCGGCCTCCTCGTCCTTCACCATGCGCTCGTGCAGGCGGCTGGACTCGCCGTCGCACAGCAGGCTGTTGAGCAGCTGCAGCGCCGCCGAATCGGGATGGTCGTGCGGAGGTACCAGGTAGGTGGTGAACAACGCGGGCACGTTGGCCTTGGGCGCATCCACCGTCTTGCGGCGCTCACCCTTGTTGAAGGGCTCGTTCCACTTCGGGAAGGTGGCGGCCTGTCCGGCCGGGATGTCACCGAAGTACTCCTTCGCCATCTCCAGCGTCTTCTTGGGGTCGATGTCCCCCACCACGACCAGCACGGCGTTGGCCGGGCAGTAGTAGCGGTTGAAGAACGCCTGCACGTCGCTCACCTGCGCAGCGTTTAGGTCGTCCATGCTGCCGATGACGGTGTGGTCGTAGGGCCAGCCGTCGTAGCCGAGCGTGTCCGACACCAGGAAGGCCTCGCCGTAGGGCTGGTTGTCGATGCCCTGGCGGCGCTCCTCCTTGACGGTCTCGCGCTGGTTCTCGAAGTTGTCCTCGGTGATCGCGAGCGAGCGCATGCGATCCGCCTCGAGCCACAGGCCGAGATTCAGGCGATTGGACGGGAGCGTTTCGTAGTAGTTGGTGCGGTCCTCGGTGGTGGAACCGTTCATCGAGCCGCCGGCGTCCGCAACCAGCTTCATGTGGTCACCCTTGCCGACGTTCTCCGACCCCTGGAACATCATGTGTTCGAACAGGTGGGCGAAACCGCTGCGGCTCTTCTCCTCGTTGGCGCTGCCAACGTGGTACCACACATTCACCGCGACCACGGGCACCGAGTGATCCTCGGAGAGGATCACGCGCAACCCGTTGTCCAGGACGTGCTCTTCGTATTCGATCTGGCCGGCCGGCGTGTCTTTCTTGCCGTATCCGGCGGTGGAAAACGCCGCGACGAGCGCGACGACTGCGAATGACCATGCGAGGCGCTTCATGCCGTCGTTACCTCCACAGTGCTGTTCATTGGTACATTTCCATTTCCGCGCCCGCTGGGGCACGGTGGGGTCGGTGAGTGGATGGGCCTGTCACCCGGTATACCCGAAAACGCCCCCCGCGTCAACCAGCCGGGGGGCGCGCCCGGAATCGTGTGAGTGACTCGATGCCGAGACCATACGGCGCAACGGGGGGGAAGGTTGCGGTGGGAGCGGGCGGAGGCGGGCGAAATCAGGCCGCAGGGGGCTCGGGAAGCACCCGGATGCGAACATCGACCACCCGGCAGCTGGCGCGCGAGCGGGTCACGATGACCGGATTCATGTCCAGTTCGGCAATCCCGTTCAACTCGTCGACCAGCTGGGCGAGGCGCAGCACCATTTCCTCGACGAACTCGATGTCCACCCGGGCCTCGCCGCGCACGCCCTCCAGCAACGGGAAGGAACGAATGCCGCGGATCATCTCGCGGGCATCGATATCGGTCACCGGCAGCACCCGGAAGGCCACGTCGCGCAGAATCTCCACGTAGCGCCCCCCCATTCCGAACATGAGCAGGGGCCCGAACTTGGGATCCTCGGCCACACCAAAGATGAGTTCCTTGCTGGACGCATCGCCCCGCACCATCTCCTGGATGAGGAAGCCGGTGGCACCGTCCCAAACCCCCGCGCGCTTGAGTGACGCCTCCATGGCTTGCCGTGCCTCGCGCAAGCCCGGTTCGTTCTCGATACCAACGATCACGCCGCCGACATCTGACTTGTGGACGATGACCGGGCTGACCACCTTCAGCACCACCGGGTAGGTGAGACCGGCCGCCGCGGTGACCGCGTCACCGTCCACCACGACCTCCACCTGGTGGGCCACCGGGAATCCGTACGCTTCCAGCACGGCCTGGGCGTCGCACGGGGCCAGGTAGCCGCCGCCGGCCCGCCGCTTTGCGTCCACGATTGCCGCCGCGCGGTCGTGGTCGACCTCGAAGCGGCGCTCCTTGCCCACCGGTCGCGCGCGCCACAGGCGGTAGCGGTTCATGTGCTCGGCCACCAGCACGGCGTCCTCGGGGAAACGGTAAATGGGCACGGCATCGGGCACGGCGCGGGGGATGCGTTCGTAGTAACTCTCCTCGGCCATCAGCACCGAGTACACCGGCTTGCCGTGGCGGCGCGCCACCGCGGTGATGCGCCGGATCACCTCCAGCGGCTCGATCATGAGCGGCGGCACAAAGATGGGAATGGCGATGTCGACATTCTCGTCCGCCAGCGCCAGTTCGAGCACCTTCTCGTATTCCTCGGGACCGGCGGCGGCGATCATGTCGATCGGGTTCTGCACGCTGGCCTCGGGCGCGAGCACCTTGCGCATGGCGGCGCGTGTTGCGTCCGTGATGGTTGCGATCTGCAGCCCGTGGCCGTCGGCGGCGTCGGCGGCCATGATGCCCGGCCCGCCGGCGTTGGTCACGATACACAGGCGGTTGCCGGTGGGCATGGGGGTGCCCACGAAGCCGGCGACGACATGGATCATCTCCTCGATGCTGGACACGCGGTTCACACCGCACTGCTGCAGCAGGGCCTCCGATGCCGCCTCCATGCCGGCCAGCGAGCCGGTGTGCGACGAAGCCGCGCGCGCGCCCGCATCCGAGGTTCCCGACTTCACCACCACGATCGGCTTCTCGCGAGAGATACGCTTGGAGAGCTCGGTGAAGCGGCGCGGGTCGCCGAACGATTCCAGGTACATCGCGATGAGACTGGTGTGGGGATCCTTCTCCCAGTACTCCAGCAGATCCATCGCGCTGACATCCGCCTTGTTCCCCACGCTGGCGAAGTACGAAAAGCCCAGGCCGAGCTTCTGCACCGCCAGCAGAATGGCCACACCCAGCGCACCGCTCTGGGTCATGAAGGCCACGCTGCCCGATGGCGGCACGCCGGGCGAAAAGGTGGCGTTCATACGCACGTCCGGCGTGGCGTCGATGACACCCATGCAGTTGGGGCCGATCATGCGCATGTCATACTTCTTCGCGAGCCTGATGATTGCCTCTTCGCGCGCAGCGCCTTCTTCACCGGTCTCCCGAAATCCTGCGGTGATCACCACCAGCCCCTTTACGCCCTTGCGCCCACAGTCGTCGACGGCGCTGTAAACGTGCGCGGCGGGCACCACGATGATCGCCAGGTCAACCGGGTCGGGGATGCTGAGTACGGTGGGGTACGCCTTGGTACTGTGGATATACTCGTAGCGCGGATTCACCGGAAAGATCTTCCCGTTGAACTCGTAGGCGAAGAGGTTGTTGAGAATCTCGCGCCCGATGCTGCCCACGCGCGGCGTGGCGCCGATGACGGCGATGGACCTGGGCTTGAATATGGCGTCGAGCGAGTTCATGGGCGGTAGAACCGGTTGGCCTGCTGGTGACGGTGGTCCTCGAGGGTGGCGACCTCGTCGTTGAGGTACTCGATCACGGCCGCGTAGCCCATGCTCAGGGGGTCGTGGCGCATGTAGCCATGCACGACGCCCAGCACCTTGAACCCGCGTTTCAACTGGAAGGAGAGGGTTGCATCGGAGAGCTCACCGTCGACGACGCGCCTCACGTACTCCTCCACCGCCATCTCCTGGTGGTAGCGGTGGTAGCCCTGCAGGCGCGCACCGGCGCGAATGCGCAGCAGGCGTCGATCGCGCAGCAGCTTCTCCCGCGCCTGGTAGATGAGCTTGCCCACCCCCTGCCCCTGGCAGTCCGGGTCCACCATCACGTCGGCGGCGTACAGGGTGCGTCCGTTTTCGGGGTCGTGATTGGTGAACATCCCGTGGTCGGTGAAATCGCGCCACGTGTCGGTGGGTTCATAGTCGTCCCAGAACACAATCAAACTGGCCGCGTATCCCACGATGCGCCCGTCCGCGTCGCGCTGCGCCACGAACTGCCCCTCGGCGAAGACACGCAGGTGCGAGAACAACTGCGTGTCGTCCCATGGCGGCGCGTCCGGATAGATCTTGAGCGATAACCGCTGCACCGCGGCGAAATCCGCGGGTTGCAGACCCCGAACCGTAAACATGTCACCCT
This region includes:
- a CDS encoding acetate--CoA ligase family protein, translated to MNSLDAIFKPRSIAVIGATPRVGSIGREILNNLFAYEFNGKIFPVNPRYEYIHSTKAYPTVLSIPDPVDLAIIVVPAAHVYSAVDDCGRKGVKGLVVITAGFRETGEEGAAREEAIIRLAKKYDMRMIGPNCMGVIDATPDVRMNATFSPGVPPSGSVAFMTQSGALGVAILLAVQKLGLGFSYFASVGNKADVSAMDLLEYWEKDPHTSLIAMYLESFGDPRRFTELSKRISREKPIVVVKSGTSDAGARAASSHTGSLAGMEAASEALLQQCGVNRVSSIEEMIHVVAGFVGTPMPTGNRLCIVTNAGGPGIMAADAADGHGLQIATITDATRAAMRKVLAPEASVQNPIDMIAAAGPEEYEKVLELALADENVDIAIPIFVPPLMIEPLEVIRRITAVARRHGKPVYSVLMAEESYYERIPRAVPDAVPIYRFPEDAVLVAEHMNRYRLWRARPVGKERRFEVDHDRAAAIVDAKRRAGGGYLAPCDAQAVLEAYGFPVAHQVEVVVDGDAVTAAAGLTYPVVLKVVSPVIVHKSDVGGVIVGIENEPGLREARQAMEASLKRAGVWDGATGFLIQEMVRGDASSKELIFGVAEDPKFGPLLMFGMGGRYVEILRDVAFRVLPVTDIDAREMIRGIRSFPLLEGVRGEARVDIEFVEEMVLRLAQLVDELNGIAELDMNPVIVTRSRASCRVVDVRIRVLPEPPAA
- a CDS encoding insulinase family protein, coding for MKRLAWSFAVVALVAAFSTAGYGKKDTPAGQIEYEEHVLDNGLRVILSEDHSVPVVAVNVWYHVGSANEEKSRSGFAHLFEHMMFQGSENVGKGDHMKLVADAGGSMNGSTTEDRTNYYETLPSNRLNLGLWLEADRMRSLAITEDNFENQRETVKEERRQGIDNQPYGEAFLVSDTLGYDGWPYDHTVIGSMDDLNAAQVSDVQAFFNRYYCPANAVLVVVGDIDPKKTLEMAKEYFGDIPAGQAATFPKWNEPFNKGERRKTVDAPKANVPALFTTYLVPPHDHPDSAALQLLNSLLCDGESSRLHERMVKDEEAAFAVFGFVDGRLGPSQFRLITASNAGVDISTCEMLMDEEIARLQKDGITPAELEKVKTQFKSTFIEGRQTVMSKAENIHHYILYHNDLSVINTDLDRYLAVTAEDIQRVAQKYLRTDNRTMVVAAPPQSS
- a CDS encoding GNAT family N-acetyltransferase, with amino-acid sequence MFTVRGLQPADFAAVQRLSLKIYPDAPPWDDTQLFSHLRVFAEGQFVAQRDADGRIVGYAASLIVFWDDYEPTDTWRDFTDHGMFTNHDPENGRTLYAADVMVDPDCQGQGVGKLIYQAREKLLRDRRLLRIRAGARLQGYHRYHQEMAVEEYVRRVVDGELSDATLSFQLKRGFKVLGVVHGYMRHDPLSMGYAAVIEYLNDEVATLEDHRHQQANRFYRP